The genomic window TCGGCAAAATAGGGCCAGACATACATGTCATCGGGGGTGCCCTGGCCGACATGCACGAAGCCTGTCGAGACGATGTCGAGCATGATGGCGAGAATCTCGTCTCCATCGGGGTCGCCGGAGAGATCCTTGAGGGTCCCAATCGGATCTTCGGTCGGCTCGCCCACAGTGACCTGCGTCTGGTCCGCGCCGGTGCCCATCAAGGGCCGCAGCCGCTCGAGATCGCCGGAGGCGGCCGCTTCGACGATCTGCTCGCGCATCTTGCGAACCGGTTCGGGCGCCTTGCTAATATCGTAGATTACCTCGACGGGCTTGGAATTATCCTGAGCACCCGGCGTCTTGTCGACACCCTGGTTGTTCTGGCTTTTGACCAGCGGATCGGCCATGGGAACGCCGGAAGCGGCTCCGCCTTGCGGCTGGCTCTGCCCTTGAGTGTTCCCCGGTGCAGCCGGAGTGTCGTTGGCCGCCTGGCCGGGGATCTTGTGCAGTTCGGAAAGCGCGTATGCTGCAGGCGCCAAGAAAACATTACCGGCGGCAAGGCTGACCGCAAGCAGCACCGGCGCGAGCGGAATTCGCGAAACTTTCTCTTTACCGGTGCGCATCGAACTCTCTGATATTGGTTATTGCAGGGTGCGGTTGGCGGAGAATTCGCCGGCAAGCATGCGGTCGCGCAGCGAATCGAGCAGGGCTTCGGCGCTGCTCTCCCCATGCAGTCTGATCGTCTCGCGCAACGCATGCGCAATGGCGGCATCGGCAATGATTTCAGGCTCGATTCCGTCGGCCATGCCGTCGGCCCAAGCCTCGTTCTGGTACTCCAGAGCCGCCTGCATCTTCTCGTGGACGATCATGTCGTCGATGTCGTTGAGGCTTGCTTCCATTGTCTTTTCCTCAGAACTTCTCATGTCTTACTGCACCGTTAACAACACTAACAGCCTTTTCCCAAAACGACACGTCCGCATGCGAAAACAGGTTAATTATACGTTAATTTCCAAAGCGCGAAGTAATTTCTGTGGCGAGTGTTGCACCTTCGTTACGGTAGCGCTCTTCTGCCACGATGGCCGCCGCGGTGCAATCCGTATAGACCGAGGCAAAGGCGCGATAGCCGCGATTGAAGGCTGCAGTGAGCTTTTCCTTGCGCTGCGGCTCGTTGCCGGTCTCCGAATCGAGCAGTTGCTGCATGCCCTTTCGCCACTCGTCACCGTCAGGCGCCTTGCAAAGTATCCTCAGATAATGAACCGAACCCAGTACCTCGGCGAGCCTCGCCAGCTTGTCGTCGTAGGGCACGATTACGGCAGCCGGTGGCTGAGTTTCCTCCACCGGCGGAGGCGCCGCATTCTTGCCTTGGGCCAGCGTGGGGCCGGCCAGGACGAGCAGGGACAGGAAAACGCGCCGAACGGGAATCATGTTCCTAGTTGATACGCTGAGCATGACAGCAACAAGGCACCCTGCCAAATTTCCACTTCTATTCGCCGCTCGCCAGTCGCTCCGCGCATTCGAGCACGCTCTGCGGCACCGGCAGTCTGCGGATTTCCTCCAGCGTATACCAGCCGAGGGCGGCGGCATCGTCGGCAGCCTCTGCCTCTGCATCCCTATCCGCGTCGACGCAAAAGACCGACAGCAGGAAATGACTGCTGACGCTGCCGTCGGCAGCGTGAGTCTTCAGGTCATATGTCGAAAACAAACGCGGATTGCGTACCGAGATACCCGTTTCCTCATGGAATTCCCGCAGCGCCGTCTGCTCCGGCGTCTCGCCCGGCTCGGCCCGCCCTCCCGGAAAGGCATACATGTCGGCGGAAGGCGGATTGCGCCGCAACACCAGAAGGAATCGTCCGTCGCGTTCGAGAATGGCTGAGGAGGCGGCTTTGGCGGTGAAGGTCATAAGGTTGCTCTTGCGCTGATCGCCCATCCTATCCGATGAGCCGATATTTGCATGCCACCGCTGCTTTGCTTCCCCAGTTTTCGTGAGGATAGTGATGGCGGGGATTCGAAAGGTGCTTCCGTGACCTACATCGTCTACGCCTTCGCCGCGATCTTCGAGATCGCCGGCTGCTTTGCCTTCTGGGCGTGGCTGAAGCTCGAAAAGCCGATCTGGTGGCTGGCGCCGGGCATGGTCTCGCTCGCGCTTTTTGCCTGGCTTTTGACGCTGACGCCGAGCGAGGCCGCCGGTCGCACTTACGCCGCCTATGGCGGCATCTACATCGTCGCTTCGCTGCTTTGGCTCTGGCTCATCGAAGCCCGCACGCCGGACCGTTACGATATCGGCGGCGCCTTGATCTGCCTCGCCGGCGCCAGCCTCATCCTGTTCGCACCGAGAGGCTGAGGCGGCTTGACCGGGTAGGCGTCGG from Rhizobium sp. Pop5 includes these protein-coding regions:
- a CDS encoding TIGR02301 family protein, giving the protein MLSVSTRNMIPVRRVFLSLLVLAGPTLAQGKNAAPPPVEETQPPAAVIVPYDDKLARLAEVLGSVHYLRILCKAPDGDEWRKGMQQLLDSETGNEPQRKEKLTAAFNRGYRAFASVYTDCTAAAIVAEERYRNEGATLATEITSRFGN
- a CDS encoding NUDIX hydrolase; protein product: MTFTAKAASSAILERDGRFLLVLRRNPPSADMYAFPGGRAEPGETPEQTALREFHEETGISVRNPRLFSTYDLKTHAADGSVSSHFLLSVFCVDADRDAEAEAADDAAALGWYTLEEIRRLPVPQSVLECAERLASGE
- a CDS encoding YnfA family protein, whose amino-acid sequence is MTYIVYAFAAIFEIAGCFAFWAWLKLEKPIWWLAPGMVSLALFAWLLTLTPSEAAGRTYAAYGGIYIVASLLWLWLIEARTPDRYDIGGALICLAGASLILFAPRG